One region of Micromonospora ureilytica genomic DNA includes:
- a CDS encoding GNAT family N-acetyltransferase has protein sequence MLRGRAVTLRPATVADVAALAAIRADPEVRRWWRGGDDLADSVRADLADDDLHVYAIEHDGRVIGAIQWYAESDPDYRHASLDVFLDPAERGAGLGGDAIRTLARHLIDEYGHHRFTIDPAAANSAAIRAYAKVGFRPVGVLRRYERGADGRWHDGLLMDLLADDLV, from the coding sequence ATGCTGCGTGGGCGGGCGGTGACCCTGCGACCGGCGACGGTCGCGGACGTGGCGGCCCTCGCGGCGATCCGGGCCGACCCGGAGGTACGCCGGTGGTGGCGGGGTGGCGACGACCTGGCCGATTCCGTGCGCGCCGACCTCGCCGACGACGACCTGCACGTCTACGCCATCGAGCACGACGGCCGGGTGATCGGCGCGATCCAGTGGTACGCCGAGTCGGACCCGGACTACCGGCACGCCAGCCTGGACGTTTTCCTCGACCCGGCGGAGCGTGGCGCGGGCCTCGGCGGTGACGCCATCCGCACCCTGGCCCGACACCTGATCGACGAGTACGGCCACCACCGCTTCACCATCGACCCGGCCGCGGCCAACAGCGCCGCCATCCGGGCGTACGCGAAGGTTGGTTTTCGCCCGGTGGGGGTGCTGCGCCGTTACGAGCGGGGCGCGGACGGGCGCTGGCACGACGGCCTGTTGATGGACCTGCTCGCCGACGACCTGGTGTAG
- a CDS encoding DUF488 domain-containing protein: MAELLTVGHGAADRVRLGELLTRAGVDLLVDVRRYPASRANPDVHREELERWLPEYGIDYRWEPNLGGRRHIPAGEPEPDTWWRVAAFRAYAAYTRTPEFDVALTGVLADAAGRTTAVMCSESLWWRCHRRLIADVTALGRGTPVAHLLPDGRLSSHQPAEGARQLPDGHLCWDG; this comes from the coding sequence GTGGCGGAGTTGCTGACCGTCGGGCATGGCGCGGCCGACCGGGTGCGGCTGGGGGAACTGCTGACCAGAGCCGGGGTGGACCTGCTGGTGGACGTGCGGCGGTACCCGGCCAGCCGAGCCAACCCCGATGTCCACCGGGAGGAACTTGAGCGGTGGCTCCCCGAGTACGGGATCGACTACCGCTGGGAGCCCAACCTGGGTGGACGTCGGCACATCCCCGCAGGCGAGCCCGAGCCGGACACCTGGTGGAGAGTCGCCGCGTTCCGGGCGTACGCCGCGTACACCCGCACACCTGAGTTTGACGTGGCGCTGACCGGGGTGCTGGCCGACGCGGCCGGACGGACCACCGCGGTGATGTGCAGCGAGAGTCTCTGGTGGCGTTGTCACCGCCGGCTGATCGCGGACGTCACGGCCCTCGGTCGCGGGACGCCGGTGGCGCACCTCCTGCCGGACGGTCGGCTCAGCTCGCACCAGCCCGCCGAGGGTGCCCGCCAGCTCCCCGACGGGCACCTCTGCTGGGACGGCTGA
- the bsaP gene encoding biotin synthase auxiliary protein BsaP produces the protein MTTTRVWCDRCGEPETDGAHPGCASARRLEPPRFCHSCRRRMKVQVLPVGWSAICVEHGEIRG, from the coding sequence ATGACGACGACCCGGGTGTGGTGCGACAGGTGCGGTGAGCCGGAGACCGACGGCGCCCATCCGGGCTGCGCGTCGGCCCGCCGGTTGGAGCCGCCCCGGTTCTGCCATTCCTGCCGCCGTCGGATGAAGGTGCAGGTGCTGCCGGTGGGCTGGTCGGCGATCTGCGTCGAGCACGGCGAGATCCGGGGCTGA
- a CDS encoding glycoside hydrolase family 9 protein yields MRHLTRPFSGQPGRSPAADQPWPRRLLTIGVALLTGASLAVTAPPSGPASAAPAATYNYAEALQKSLLFYEAQQSGRLPDWNRVSWRGDSALTDGASAGVDLTGGWYDAGDHVKFGFPMAFSATMLAWGAVEYRSGYTASGQLPHLLNNLRFVNDYFIKAHPSANVLYGQVGKGDDDHKWWGPAEVMQMARPAYKIDASCGGADLAGETAAAMAASSMVFRPTDATYADKLLGHARQLYTFADTVRKSYHECITDATSFYRSWSGWQDELVWAAIWLHRATGEASYLTKAESEYDKLGTENQSTTRSYKWTIAWDNKQFGAYVLLANLTGKQKYVDDANRWLDYWTVGVNGQRVPYSPGGMAVLDSWGALRYAANTSFAALVYSDKTTDTTRKARYHDFAVRQINYALGDNPRNSSYVIGFGANSPKNPHHRTAHGSWWDSQTVPVETRHTLYGALVGGPSSANDAYSDSRSDYVMNEVATDYNAGFTSALVRLTSEYGGTPLANFPVAETPDIDELTVETTVTQAEPRATGLKVMVYNKSAFPARALTDGRFRYYFRPDGTGPVQVTAGYTQGCPSPTTAKQFSGDIWYVEVDCAGHTIAPAGQSQHRMEVQFKIGVPEGGTWDPTNDPSYQATAGPNRRVPLYSGATRVWGEEPGPVVPDTTPPTVPGTPVASQLTPRSVTLTWAPSTDSGGSGLAGYDVREILVGGDTVVNRPVTGTTLTISTLLPAQTYQFSVVARDGAGNTSATSPVLSVTTPPAGTADTTAPSTPGTPVASAVTATGLTLAWTPSTDNVGVTGYRVYREAGATDALVGSPTGTTQAVSGLTASTAYQFYVVAVDAAGNTSAASAPVAVTTAAPPVGGTCSVGYATTDWGSGFTANVSITNTGTTAINGWSLRFSFAAGQSVSQGWSAAVSQTGAAVTATNLSYNGTIAPGASVSFGFNGTHTGSNPKPTAFTVNNTTCAIA; encoded by the coding sequence ATGCGCCACCTGACCCGGCCGTTCAGCGGCCAGCCTGGCCGGTCACCGGCCGCCGACCAGCCCTGGCCGCGGCGGCTGCTGACCATCGGCGTCGCGCTGCTCACCGGCGCGTCCCTCGCGGTGACCGCGCCACCGTCCGGGCCCGCCTCCGCCGCGCCGGCGGCGACCTACAACTACGCCGAGGCGTTGCAGAAGTCGCTGCTCTTCTACGAGGCGCAGCAGTCCGGTCGACTGCCCGACTGGAACCGGGTCTCCTGGCGCGGAGACAGCGCGCTCACCGACGGCGCCAGCGCGGGTGTGGACCTCACCGGCGGTTGGTACGACGCCGGGGACCATGTCAAGTTCGGCTTCCCGATGGCGTTCAGCGCCACAATGCTCGCCTGGGGAGCTGTCGAGTACCGCAGCGGCTACACCGCGTCCGGGCAACTGCCGCACCTGCTCAACAACCTGCGCTTCGTCAACGACTACTTCATCAAGGCGCACCCGTCGGCAAACGTCCTCTACGGACAGGTCGGCAAGGGCGACGACGACCACAAGTGGTGGGGTCCGGCCGAGGTGATGCAGATGGCGCGTCCCGCGTACAAGATCGATGCGAGCTGTGGCGGCGCGGACCTGGCCGGGGAGACGGCGGCGGCGATGGCCGCCTCCTCGATGGTGTTCCGGCCCACCGACGCGACCTACGCCGACAAGCTGCTCGGGCACGCCCGTCAGCTCTACACCTTCGCCGACACCGTGCGGAAGTCCTACCACGAGTGCATCACCGACGCCACGAGCTTCTACCGCTCCTGGAGCGGCTGGCAGGACGAGCTGGTGTGGGCCGCGATCTGGCTGCACCGGGCCACCGGCGAGGCCAGCTACCTGACCAAGGCCGAGAGTGAGTACGACAAGCTCGGCACCGAGAACCAGTCCACCACCCGCTCCTACAAGTGGACAATCGCCTGGGACAACAAGCAGTTCGGCGCGTACGTGCTGCTGGCCAACCTGACCGGCAAGCAGAAGTACGTCGACGACGCCAACCGGTGGCTGGACTACTGGACGGTCGGGGTGAACGGGCAGCGGGTTCCGTACTCGCCCGGCGGGATGGCGGTGCTCGACTCCTGGGGCGCGCTGCGTTACGCCGCGAACACCTCCTTCGCCGCGCTCGTCTACAGCGACAAGACCACCGACACCACCCGCAAGGCGCGCTACCACGACTTCGCCGTCCGGCAGATCAACTACGCGCTCGGTGACAACCCGCGCAACTCCAGCTACGTCATCGGGTTCGGCGCCAACTCGCCGAAGAACCCGCACCACCGCACCGCACACGGCTCCTGGTGGGACAGCCAGACCGTGCCCGTCGAGACCCGGCACACCCTCTACGGCGCGCTGGTCGGCGGCCCGTCCTCGGCCAACGACGCGTACAGCGACAGCCGGTCGGACTACGTGATGAACGAGGTGGCCACCGACTACAACGCCGGCTTCACGTCCGCGCTGGTCCGGCTGACCTCCGAGTACGGTGGCACACCGCTGGCGAACTTCCCGGTCGCCGAGACGCCGGACATCGACGAGCTGACAGTGGAGACCACTGTGACGCAGGCCGAACCTCGGGCCACCGGTCTCAAGGTGATGGTCTACAACAAGTCCGCGTTCCCGGCCCGCGCGCTGACCGACGGCCGGTTCCGGTACTACTTCCGGCCCGACGGCACCGGCCCGGTGCAGGTCACCGCCGGCTACACCCAGGGCTGCCCGTCCCCGACCACGGCCAAGCAGTTCAGCGGCGACATCTGGTACGTCGAGGTGGACTGCGCCGGGCACACCATCGCCCCGGCGGGCCAGTCGCAGCACCGGATGGAGGTCCAGTTCAAGATCGGTGTGCCGGAGGGCGGCACCTGGGACCCGACCAACGACCCGTCGTACCAGGCCACCGCCGGTCCCAACCGGAGGGTGCCGCTCTACTCCGGCGCCACCCGGGTCTGGGGCGAGGAGCCGGGCCCGGTCGTGCCGGACACCACCCCGCCGACCGTCCCCGGTACCCCGGTGGCGTCGCAGTTGACACCACGGTCAGTCACTCTGACCTGGGCGCCGTCCACGGACAGCGGCGGCAGCGGCCTCGCCGGGTACGACGTCCGCGAAATCCTGGTCGGCGGCGACACGGTGGTGAACCGGCCCGTCACCGGCACCACGCTCACCATCTCGACGCTGCTGCCCGCGCAGACGTACCAGTTCAGCGTCGTGGCCCGCGACGGTGCCGGCAACACCTCGGCCACCTCACCGGTGCTCAGCGTGACCACGCCACCGGCCGGCACCGCCGACACCACAGCGCCGAGCACACCCGGCACACCTGTCGCCTCGGCCGTCACCGCCACCGGGCTCACCCTGGCCTGGACCCCGTCGACCGACAACGTGGGCGTCACCGGTTACCGGGTCTACCGTGAGGCCGGCGCCACCGACGCGCTGGTCGGCTCCCCGACCGGCACCACCCAGGCGGTGTCCGGGTTGACCGCCTCAACGGCGTACCAGTTCTACGTGGTGGCCGTGGACGCGGCGGGCAACACCTCCGCGGCGTCCGCGCCGGTCGCGGTGACCACCGCGGCCCCGCCGGTCGGCGGCACCTGCTCGGTGGGGTACGCCACCACCGACTGGGGCTCCGGCTTCACCGCCAACGTGTCGATCACCAACACCGGCACCACCGCGATCAACGGCTGGTCGCTGCGGTTCTCCTTCGCCGCCGGGCAGAGCGTCAGCCAGGGCTGGTCGGCAGCGGTCAGCCAGACCGGTGCGGCGGTCACCGCCACGAACCTGTCCTACAACGGGACCATCGCGCCGGGCGCCTCGGTGAGCTTCGGCTTCAACGGCACCCACACCGGTTCCAACCCGAAACCGACAGCCTTCACCGTCAACAACACCACCTGCGCCATCGCCTGA
- a CDS encoding GNAT family N-acetyltransferase, whose product MTLWRIRATVDDRPGYLSVLTASLALRGVNILTVQVQPTERGAVDDFLVDAPDALDEAELIAAVERGRGRDCWVTRSEARGLADQPTRVLGLANRLVRDPDGTGEALRTLLAADVVSWRPAQVGVERGITGASMLLADPAGGSFALRRAAPDFTPAEYARAQALVELAATVARRAAEQVTVVLPDGAEVAVRPANAHDLSGVVELHEACAPRSRQRRYLGGAALPQPARLRRLLEPSRGLTLIATSTGSDGTAESVVAMANLLGEGDEAEVALLVRDDWQRRGLGSALLRRLVRHADRSGYAALVLHVQASNDPMLRTLRRLDRPSVVERDGALLTVAVPLAVPAAAERTGTVLTPRA is encoded by the coding sequence ATGACGTTGTGGCGGATCCGAGCGACGGTGGACGACCGGCCGGGTTACCTGTCGGTGCTCACGGCGAGCCTCGCGCTGCGCGGGGTCAACATCCTCACCGTGCAGGTGCAGCCCACCGAGCGGGGCGCTGTGGACGACTTCCTGGTCGACGCGCCGGACGCGCTCGACGAGGCCGAGCTGATCGCCGCCGTCGAGCGGGGTCGGGGCCGGGACTGCTGGGTGACGCGCAGCGAGGCGCGTGGCCTGGCCGACCAGCCCACCCGGGTGCTCGGGCTGGCCAACCGGCTGGTCCGTGACCCGGACGGGACGGGCGAGGCGTTGCGGACCCTGCTCGCTGCCGACGTCGTCAGCTGGCGACCAGCGCAGGTCGGCGTCGAACGCGGGATCACCGGGGCCAGCATGTTGCTGGCCGATCCGGCGGGCGGTTCGTTCGCGCTGCGCCGGGCCGCGCCCGACTTCACCCCGGCGGAGTACGCGCGGGCGCAGGCCCTGGTGGAACTGGCCGCCACCGTGGCGCGCCGGGCCGCCGAACAGGTCACAGTGGTGCTGCCCGACGGCGCGGAGGTGGCCGTCCGGCCGGCCAACGCCCACGACCTGTCCGGCGTCGTGGAGCTGCACGAGGCGTGCGCGCCGCGCAGCCGGCAGCGGCGTTATCTGGGCGGGGCGGCGTTGCCGCAGCCGGCCCGACTGCGTCGGCTGCTGGAGCCGAGCCGAGGGTTGACGCTGATCGCCACCAGCACCGGCTCCGACGGCACTGCCGAGTCGGTGGTCGCCATGGCGAACCTGCTCGGCGAGGGCGACGAGGCCGAGGTGGCGCTGCTGGTGCGTGACGACTGGCAGCGGCGCGGGCTCGGCTCGGCGTTGCTGCGCCGGCTGGTTCGGCATGCCGACCGGTCCGGGTACGCGGCGCTGGTGCTGCACGTCCAGGCCAGCAACGACCCGATGCTGCGCACACTGCGCCGACTGGACCGGCCGAGCGTTGTCGAGCGCGACGGTGCCCTGCTCACCGTCGCCGTGCCACTCGCCGTCCCCGCTGCGGCGGAAAGAACGGGCACTGTGCTGACGCCCCGGGCGTAG